The Shinella zoogloeoides genome contains the following window.
CCATATCCTCGTCATGGTGGCGGTGGGTCTGTGGGCCGCGCAGATCGGCGGCAAGGCGCTGTGGGGCGTGCCGCTCGCCTTCGTCACCACGATGGCCATCGGCTTCGGCCTTGCGCTTGCCGGCATCGGCCTGCCCTTCGTCGAGCCGGCCATCCTCGCCTCGGTCGTCGCGCTCGGCCTGCTGGTCGCCATGGCCGTCAAACTCGACACGGTCATGTCCGCCGCCATCGTCGCGGTCTTCGCCCTGTTCCACGGCCATGCCCATGGCGGCGAACTCGGCTCGGCGGGCGCCTTCCAGTTCGGCGTCGGCTTCGTGGTCGCGACGGCCCTCCTGCATATTGCCGGCATCGGGCTTGGCCTCGGTATCGCCCGCCTTTCCGGCGGCGCTCTGGCCGCCCGCATCATCGGCGGCCTGACGGCGCTTGCAGGGCTGGTCCTCGCCTTCGGCTGACGGCCGACTTCCAGGGATCATGGCTTGAAAAAAGCGGCGGTGCGCATGCATCGCCGCTTTTCCTTTATGGCGCGGCCTCGACGGGCGGCGCGACACGCACGCGCTCGCCATGCGCCTTTTCCGTTTCCGGCTCGACATGGATGGCGACATGCACGCCCGGCTGCGCGGCGCCGATGGCGTCCTCCAGCCGGTCGCAGATTTCATGCGCCTCGCCCACGGACATCGCCGCCGGCACGACGAGGTGGAAATCGACGAAGGTCGCCGCCCCGGCCCTGCGGGTCTTGAGGTCATGCACGCCGAGCGAGCCGGCGCCATTCGCCGCGATGGCCGCCTTGATCGCCTCCGCCTCGTCCGGCTCCACCGCATGGTCCATCAGCCCGTCGACGGAATGGGCGATGACCTTCCAGCCCTGATAGAGAATGTTGAGCGCGACGAGCACCGCAAGCAGCGGATCGAGCACCGGAAAGCCGGTGGCAATCGCCAGCACGAGGCCGACGAGCACGCCGACCGAGGTGACGACGTCCGACAGGATATGCTGCCCGTCCGCCGCCAGCGCCGGCGAGCGATAGCGCCGGCCGGCGCGGATGAGCACATAGGCCCAGACCGCATTGATCACGCCCGCCGCGAAATTGATGGCAAGGCCGAGGACCGGCGCATTCATCGGCTCGGGCGCGAGCACGGCCGGCAGGGCCGCCAGAACGATCAGCAGCGCCGCCACCACGATCAGCACGCCCTCGAGCACCGCCGAGAGATATTCCGCCTTGTGATGGCCGAAGGGGTGGGTCTTGTCGGCGGGTTTTGCCGCATAGCTGACCGCCACGAAAGCGACGATGGCCGCCACCACGTTGACGCTCGATTCCAGCCCGTCCGACAGCAGCGCCACCGACCCCGTCACCCACCAAGCAACGAGCTTCAGCCCCATCACGCCGAGCGACAGCGGAATGCCCCAGAGAGCGAGCCGCCTGACCTTGTCCGAATTCTTCATACCACTCTCCATGCGCATGCAAACGAGTTGCAAAAGCCTGGCCCATCAACGCAAAACCGCGCGCACGGGGACGTGCACGCGGTTTTTTCTTGGGTTTCGCTATGGACCAGAGCGGCTGCGTTGTCAAAGCCAAAGCGGCCAACCGGCGAAGGAATAAAAGCCCCTCACCTGCCTGCCGGCATCCTCTTCCCGTAAACGGGGCGAGGAACGATGGGCGCGCCGTTCTGCCCCTTCTCCCCGCCTGCGGGGAGAAGGTCCCGGCAGGGGGATGAGGGGCAGCCCCGCAAGACTACGCCGCCTTCACCCTCCCCTTCTTCGACAGATGCGCCACCACATTCTCGATCATGCGCATGCCGGCGTCCTGGCCGAGCGTCATGATCGATTCCGGGTGGAACTGCACTGCCGCCACCGGCTCGCTGGCATGCTCGATGCCCATGATCGTGCCGTCCTCGCTCTCCGCCGTGATGATGAAATCGCGCGGCAGCGTCGCCGGATCGGCGAAGATCGAGTGATAGCGGCCGACCGTCACCTCCTTGCCGAGACCGGAGAAGACAATACCCGGCTCCAGCACGCGGATGCGCGAGGGCTTGCCGTGCATGGGAACGGCAAGCTGGCGCAATTCGCCGCCATAGGCTTCCGCAAGGGCCTGAAGCCCGAGGCAGACGCCGAAGATCGGCAGGTTGCGTTCCCGCGCCTTGCGGATCGTCGCCTTGCAGTCGAAGTCCTTCGGATTGCCAGGGCCGGGCGACAGCACGA
Protein-coding sequences here:
- a CDS encoding HupE/UreJ family protein, translated to MIKRIILAFTAFAATAAPAFAHLNPQEHGSFMAGLSHPLFGLDHILVMVAVGLWAAQIGGKALWGVPLAFVTTMAIGFGLALAGIGLPFVEPAILASVVALGLLVAMAVKLDTVMSAAIVAVFALFHGHAHGGELGSAGAFQFGVGFVVATALLHIAGIGLGLGIARLSGGALAARIIGGLTALAGLVLAFG
- a CDS encoding cation diffusion facilitator family transporter, producing MKNSDKVRRLALWGIPLSLGVMGLKLVAWWVTGSVALLSDGLESSVNVVAAIVAFVAVSYAAKPADKTHPFGHHKAEYLSAVLEGVLIVVAALLIVLAALPAVLAPEPMNAPVLGLAINFAAGVINAVWAYVLIRAGRRYRSPALAADGQHILSDVVTSVGVLVGLVLAIATGFPVLDPLLAVLVALNILYQGWKVIAHSVDGLMDHAVEPDEAEAIKAAIAANGAGSLGVHDLKTRRAGAATFVDFHLVVPAAMSVGEAHEICDRLEDAIGAAQPGVHVAIHVEPETEKAHGERVRVAPPVEAAP